The Candidatus Polarisedimenticolaceae bacterium genome window below encodes:
- a CDS encoding ATP-binding protein — translation MVPWHRRIGTRLTALVAATTFGAISIAVVLGVREQERHLIAQAIDGAALFGDSITRATHDQMLRARKDEAYQVIREIGGLPRIDKVRLINKEGRITFSTDPAEIGTTLPRATDFCASCHAGPKPLAALDEAARARIVRSGDHRVLGFMTPIRNEPACAGQACHATTAEQPILGIVDLGVSLRGMDEEIAALRFKTLGVGILLTFLLVGVILQVSRRFIVKPVKALVRATQEIGSGNLDKPVHPRTDDELGALATSFDGMRLSLRDARAEIDGLLGGLERQVEERTAALKQAHAQLLQGEKLASLGKLSASIAHEINNPLAGILTFSKLLVRDLDQETIDQQTRGEALARLRLVQRETERCSAIVRNLLDFARQRPLDLREIDVRAVLEESVHLVTHQAEMQGLTIDFAFEPHPIVKADFGRLRQAFVNVLVNAIEASSKGGVIRIRPEGDPDGRDAVVVISDQGSGIDAEHLDRIFDPFFTTKEKGTGLGLSVVYGIVENLGGQFEIASKPGLGTTVRIRLPLVPVGARVA, via the coding sequence ATGGTCCCATGGCACCGCCGCATCGGAACGCGTCTGACGGCGCTCGTCGCAGCGACGACGTTCGGCGCCATCTCGATCGCGGTCGTCTTGGGAGTGAGAGAGCAGGAGCGCCACCTCATCGCGCAGGCGATCGACGGCGCCGCGCTCTTCGGCGACAGCATCACCCGCGCGACGCACGACCAGATGCTGCGGGCGCGGAAGGACGAGGCGTACCAGGTCATCCGCGAGATCGGCGGCCTGCCCCGCATCGACAAGGTGCGCCTCATCAATAAGGAAGGGCGGATCACCTTCTCGACCGACCCCGCGGAGATCGGAACGACGCTCCCTCGAGCGACCGACTTCTGCGCCTCGTGCCACGCCGGGCCGAAGCCGCTCGCGGCGCTCGACGAGGCGGCGCGGGCGCGCATCGTGCGCTCGGGCGACCACCGCGTCCTCGGCTTCATGACGCCGATCAGGAACGAGCCCGCCTGCGCCGGTCAGGCCTGTCATGCGACGACGGCCGAGCAGCCGATCCTCGGGATCGTGGACCTCGGCGTCTCGCTCCGCGGCATGGACGAGGAGATCGCCGCGCTCCGCTTCAAGACGCTCGGCGTCGGGATCTTGCTGACGTTCCTCCTCGTCGGCGTGATCCTGCAGGTGAGCCGGCGCTTCATCGTGAAGCCGGTGAAGGCGCTCGTGCGCGCGACGCAGGAGATCGGGAGCGGCAACCTCGACAAACCGGTCCACCCGCGCACCGACGACGAGCTGGGAGCGCTCGCCACGTCGTTCGACGGGATGCGCCTCTCGCTGCGGGACGCCCGTGCCGAGATCGACGGCCTGCTGGGCGGGCTCGAGCGCCAGGTCGAGGAGCGCACGGCGGCGCTCAAACAGGCCCACGCCCAGCTCCTTCAAGGAGAGAAGCTCGCGTCGCTCGGCAAGCTATCGGCGTCGATCGCCCACGAGATCAACAACCCGCTCGCCGGCATCCTGACGTTCTCGAAGCTGCTCGTCCGCGATCTCGACCAGGAGACGATCGATCAGCAGACACGCGGCGAGGCGCTCGCCCGTCTGAGGCTCGTCCAGCGCGAGACCGAGCGCTGCAGCGCGATCGTGCGCAACCTCCTCGACTTCGCGCGCCAGCGCCCGCTCGACCTCCGCGAGATCGACGTCCGCGCCGTCCTGGAAGAATCGGTGCACCTGGTGACGCACCAGGCCGAGATGCAGGGCCTGACGATCGACTTCGCGTTCGAGCCGCACCCGATCGTGAAGGCGGATTTCGGCCGCTTGCGCCAGGCGTTCGTCAACGTCCTCGTCAACGCGATCGAGGCCTCGTCGAAAGGCGGCGTCATCCGGATCCGGCCCGAGGGCGATCCGGACGGTCGCGACGCGGTCGTCGTGATCTCGGATCAAGGAAGCGGCATCGACGCCGAGCATCTCGACAGGATCTTCGATCCGTTCTTCACGACGAAGGAGAAGGGGACGGGTCTCGGCCTCTCGGTCGTCTACGGGATCGTGGAGAACCTCGGCGGCCAGTTCGAGATCGCGAGCAAGCCCGGTCTGGGAACGACGGTGCGCATCCGCCTGCCCCTCGTCCCCGTCGGAGCGCGGGTGGCGTGA
- a CDS encoding DEAD/DEAH box helicase, which yields MALTPFHPTVQRWFAERVGTPSLPQVEGWPRIRSGRHTLIAAPTGTGKTLAAFLWAIDGLLRRGRDLEDRTYVLYVSPLRALGNDVQKNLERPLAELRAMHPDFPEVRVLVRSGDTPSSARAAMTKKPPHILVTTPESLSILLTSDGGRTMLRTVRTVILDEIHAVAGSKRGAHLAISVERLEALVEAPLQRIGLSATQKPVDDVARLLCGVDRACEIVDVGHRRDLDLAIEIPDGPLETVCSHETWGEIVAKMAALIGAHRTTLVFVNTRKLAERISARLSEALGEGLVTSHHGSLARERRLDAEARLKAGALRALVATSSLELGIDIGDVDLVIQAGVTASIATLLQRVGRSGHTLSRTPKGRIFPLTQDDLVTATALVDSIRRGDLDRTPQPGHPLDILAQHIVSACVPETWEASALFDVFRRASPYRDLTRDDFDAVVALHTEGRFALLHKDGIHGRIRATKRARITALTSGGAIPDTGQYKVLLEPEGIQVGALDEDFAVESNGGDVFQLGNASWRVLKVEPGIVRVADAQGAPPSLPFWLGEAAARTPELSEAIGRVRESARDTAWSEDEPRLSHEAAVELAAYLNEGARTLGAVPTPRRVVAERFFDESGGMQLVIHAPFGGRINRAWGLALRKRFCRGFGFELQAAANEEAIVLSLGPQHSFPLEEVFDYLHPDTAHDLLVQALLAAPMFGTRWRWNATRALLLPRTQQGGKRVPTPLLRMRAEDLLVRAFPQVLACPETLPETELPVPWDHPIVRQTIEDCLTEAMDADGFLDVLRDLRAGRIEKLAVDTTEPSAFARGILNAMPYAFLDDAPLEERRTQAVANRRTLDAKTVDVLGALDPDAVARVREEAWPAPESAEEVHEALQWMGFVTREEADRSGWSAWLDELRSDGRAALEDDRWYAADATRDPKAILKGRMEAQGPLLAPTADEEILLAQLEVEGHVLRCRIAGRSAWCERRLLARIHRYTLERLRREIEPVTAADFWRFLACWQHVDPGFRLEGPRGLHEVIRKLAGFEAPAAEWEAALLRVRLRDFRFDTLDHLTLTGEVSWGRLWGRGDSPVRSTPVCLVLREDLDMWKSLATRKGGEGPLGTYATEILTVLDRRGASFTQDLKRESGLLPDHFEMGLTQLIGHGRVTSDSFGGLRRLITPPSKRRGAMAKAPLTSAGRWSRFRDDDAPPSSATEDQVAFVGQRLLDRYGVVFKKLLERERIPVPWRDLVRHYRLLELRGEIRGGRFVQRFSGEQFAKAEAVDLMRRRRRLAASRPEPAPKLEVAATDPLNLQGVLTPEPRIPAQARGRVEVA from the coding sequence GTGGCGCTCACCCCGTTCCATCCCACCGTTCAACGCTGGTTCGCCGAAAGGGTCGGCACGCCCTCCCTTCCCCAGGTCGAAGGGTGGCCGCGCATCCGGAGCGGCCGGCACACGTTGATCGCCGCGCCGACCGGGACGGGAAAGACGCTCGCCGCGTTCCTGTGGGCGATCGACGGCTTGCTTCGTCGCGGTCGCGATCTCGAGGACAGGACGTACGTCCTCTACGTCTCTCCCCTGCGCGCCCTCGGCAACGACGTTCAGAAGAATCTCGAGCGGCCGCTCGCCGAGCTGCGCGCGATGCATCCCGATTTCCCCGAGGTCCGCGTGCTCGTCCGGAGCGGCGACACGCCGTCGTCCGCGAGGGCCGCGATGACGAAGAAGCCGCCGCACATCCTGGTGACGACGCCCGAATCGCTCTCGATCCTGCTCACGAGCGACGGCGGCCGGACGATGCTCCGGACGGTGCGGACGGTGATCCTGGACGAGATCCACGCCGTCGCCGGCAGCAAGCGCGGCGCGCACCTGGCGATCTCGGTCGAGAGGCTCGAGGCGCTCGTCGAGGCGCCGCTCCAGCGCATCGGCCTCTCGGCGACGCAGAAGCCGGTCGACGACGTCGCGCGTCTCCTCTGCGGGGTCGACCGTGCGTGCGAGATCGTCGACGTCGGTCACCGTCGCGACCTCGACCTCGCGATCGAGATCCCCGACGGTCCGCTCGAAACCGTCTGCTCGCACGAGACGTGGGGAGAGATCGTCGCGAAGATGGCCGCGCTCATCGGCGCGCATCGCACGACGCTCGTCTTCGTCAACACGCGCAAGCTCGCCGAGCGCATCTCCGCGCGGCTCAGCGAGGCTCTCGGCGAAGGGCTCGTCACGAGCCACCACGGGAGCTTGGCGCGCGAGCGGCGGCTCGACGCGGAAGCGCGCCTCAAGGCCGGGGCGCTCCGCGCGCTCGTCGCGACTTCCTCGCTCGAGCTGGGGATCGACATCGGCGACGTGGACCTCGTCATCCAGGCCGGGGTCACCGCCTCGATCGCCACGCTCCTCCAGCGTGTCGGGCGGAGCGGCCACACGCTGTCGCGCACGCCGAAGGGCCGGATCTTCCCGCTCACGCAGGACGACCTCGTGACGGCCACGGCGCTCGTCGACTCGATCCGCCGCGGCGATCTCGACCGCACGCCGCAGCCCGGGCACCCGCTCGACATCCTCGCGCAGCACATCGTCTCGGCGTGCGTCCCCGAGACGTGGGAGGCGAGCGCCCTCTTCGACGTCTTCCGCCGCGCCTCCCCGTACCGCGATCTTACGCGGGACGACTTCGACGCGGTCGTAGCGCTCCACACCGAGGGACGTTTCGCCCTGCTCCACAAGGACGGGATCCACGGCCGGATCCGCGCGACGAAGCGCGCGCGCATCACGGCGCTGACGTCGGGGGGCGCGATCCCCGACACCGGCCAGTATAAGGTCCTCCTCGAGCCCGAAGGGATCCAGGTCGGGGCCTTGGACGAGGACTTCGCCGTCGAGTCGAACGGGGGCGACGTCTTCCAGCTCGGGAACGCCTCGTGGCGCGTGCTCAAGGTCGAGCCGGGGATCGTCCGCGTCGCCGATGCGCAGGGCGCGCCGCCGAGCCTCCCGTTCTGGCTTGGCGAGGCGGCGGCGCGCACACCCGAGCTCTCGGAGGCGATCGGGCGCGTGCGGGAGAGCGCGCGCGATACGGCCTGGTCCGAGGACGAGCCGCGCCTCTCGCACGAAGCGGCGGTCGAGCTGGCCGCGTACCTGAACGAGGGCGCACGCACGCTCGGCGCCGTCCCGACCCCGAGGCGCGTCGTGGCCGAGCGCTTCTTCGACGAGTCGGGCGGCATGCAGCTCGTGATCCACGCGCCGTTCGGCGGGAGGATCAACCGGGCGTGGGGATTGGCGCTGCGGAAGCGTTTCTGCCGCGGCTTCGGCTTCGAGCTCCAGGCGGCGGCCAACGAAGAGGCGATCGTCCTCTCGCTCGGACCGCAGCACAGCTTCCCCCTCGAAGAGGTCTTCGACTACCTGCACCCCGACACCGCGCACGACCTCCTCGTGCAGGCGCTCCTCGCGGCGCCGATGTTCGGGACGCGCTGGCGGTGGAACGCGACGCGCGCTCTCCTCCTGCCCAGAACGCAGCAGGGCGGGAAGCGCGTGCCGACGCCGCTCCTCCGCATGCGCGCGGAAGACCTCCTCGTGCGCGCGTTTCCCCAGGTCCTCGCATGCCCGGAGACGCTCCCGGAGACGGAGCTGCCGGTCCCGTGGGACCACCCGATCGTCCGCCAGACGATCGAAGATTGCCTGACCGAGGCGATGGACGCCGACGGCTTCCTCGACGTCTTGCGCGACCTCCGCGCGGGACGGATCGAAAAGCTCGCCGTCGACACGACCGAGCCTTCCGCGTTCGCGCGCGGCATCTTGAACGCGATGCCCTACGCCTTCCTCGACGACGCGCCGCTCGAGGAGCGTCGGACGCAGGCCGTGGCCAACCGGCGCACCCTCGACGCGAAGACGGTCGACGTCCTGGGCGCGCTCGACCCGGACGCGGTGGCGCGCGTCCGCGAAGAGGCGTGGCCCGCGCCGGAGAGCGCCGAAGAAGTCCACGAGGCGCTCCAGTGGATGGGCTTCGTCACGCGCGAGGAGGCCGATCGCTCCGGTTGGAGCGCGTGGCTCGACGAGCTACGGAGCGACGGCCGCGCCGCGCTCGAAGACGACCGCTGGTACGCCGCCGACGCGACGCGAGACCCCAAGGCGATTCTCAAGGGAAGGATGGAGGCGCAGGGGCCTCTGCTCGCTCCCACAGCTGATGAGGAAATACTGCTCGCGCAGCTCGAGGTCGAGGGCCACGTCCTCCGGTGCCGTATCGCCGGGCGTTCCGCGTGGTGCGAGCGGCGCCTGCTCGCGCGCATCCACCGTTACACGCTCGAGCGGCTGCGGCGCGAGATCGAGCCGGTCACCGCCGCGGACTTCTGGCGATTCCTCGCCTGCTGGCAGCACGTCGATCCCGGCTTCCGCCTCGAAGGTCCGCGCGGCCTCCACGAGGTGATCCGCAAGCTCGCAGGGTTCGAAGCGCCGGCCGCCGAGTGGGAAGCGGCGCTGCTGCGCGTGCGCCTGCGCGATTTCCGCTTCGACACGCTCGACCACCTCACGCTCACCGGTGAAGTCTCGTGGGGCCGCCTGTGGGGACGCGGCGACAGCCCGGTCCGCTCGACGCCGGTCTGCCTCGTGCTTCGGGAAGATCTCGACATGTGGAAATCGCTCGCGACGCGGAAGGGCGGCGAAGGCCCGCTCGGCACCTACGCGACGGAGATCCTCACCGTCCTCGACCGGCGCGGCGCCTCGTTCACGCAAGACCTGAAGCGCGAGTCGGGCCTCCTTCCCGACCACTTCGAGATGGGGCTCACACAACTCATCGGCCACGGCCGCGTGACGAGCGACTCGTTCGGCGGCCTGCGCCGACTCATCACGCCGCCGAGCAAGCGCCGCGGCGCGATGGCGAAGGCGCCGCTCACCTCCGCGGGCCGCTGGTCGCGCTTCCGCGACGACGACGCGCCTCCCAGCTCCGCCACGGAAGACCAGGTCGCCTTCGTCGGCCAGCGCCTCCTCGACCGCTACGGCGTCGTCTTCAAGAAGCTCCTCGAGCGCGAGCGCATCCCGGTGCCGTGGCGCGACCTCGTGCGTCACTACCGCCTCCTCGAGCTACGCGGCGAGATCCGCGGCGGCCGCTTCGTCCAGCGCTTCTCGGGCGAGCAGTTCGCGAAGGCCGAGGCCGTCGACCTCATGCGCCGCCGTCGCCGCCTCGCCGCGAGCCGGCCGGAGCCCGCGCCGAAGCTCGAGGTCGCCGCCACCGATCCCCTGAACCTGCAGGGCGTGCTCACGCCCGAGCCGAGGATCCCGGCGCAGGCGCGGGGGCGGGTCGAGGTCGCCTGA